In one Staphylococcus lutrae genomic region, the following are encoded:
- a CDS encoding DEAD/DEAH box helicase family protein gives MYPNGQLITDVTAYDSKDIVNVEKGVTHTLHGWQCHRCTTRRPYHFYQYDSPRYNEKVVYCRHCLNMGRMDSHTDVYTMRSLTAPSIANYHLSFQLSAQQQYASETIVKAVENNDALLLHAVTGAGKTEMMFEAIAQARCQGKNVAVVSPRLDVVIEVSERLKQAFSDEAIDVLHQACRQRYHAHFVVATVHQLYRFRSHFHVIFVDEVDAFPLSMDPALMETIERAARSEKALIYMSATPPKTLKKQFDEAHTVTLPARYHRQPLVIPIFKYFNLRTKKLQRHLLTKMQKQLQRQRTTLLFFSDIREMKQFYRTYASKVSRLGFVYSDDPDRLTKVSELRNGTYKIMLTTTILERGFTMPFLDVWVMDSHRYTSTALIQIAGRVGRKATCPNGEVCFFHQGRTRAMYQARRQLQQMNRVAKARGWLD, from the coding sequence ATGTATCCCAATGGTCAATTAATCACTGATGTGACGGCTTATGATTCAAAGGACATTGTTAACGTTGAAAAAGGCGTAACACATACTTTACATGGGTGGCAATGTCATCGATGTACGACTAGACGTCCTTACCATTTTTATCAATATGATAGCCCTCGGTATAATGAAAAAGTCGTATATTGCCGCCATTGTTTGAATATGGGACGTATGGATAGTCATACGGATGTGTATACAATGAGAAGCTTGACGGCGCCTTCCATAGCAAACTATCACTTGTCATTTCAGTTATCGGCACAACAGCAGTATGCATCTGAAACGATTGTAAAAGCTGTAGAAAATAATGATGCTTTATTACTTCATGCAGTGACTGGAGCAGGGAAAACAGAGATGATGTTTGAAGCAATCGCTCAAGCACGATGTCAAGGTAAAAACGTAGCGGTCGTTTCACCACGTTTAGACGTTGTCATTGAGGTTAGCGAGCGACTCAAACAAGCTTTTTCAGACGAGGCTATCGATGTTTTACACCAAGCATGCCGACAGCGATATCACGCACATTTTGTGGTTGCGACGGTACATCAACTGTACCGCTTCAGAAGTCATTTTCATGTCATCTTTGTCGATGAAGTCGATGCTTTTCCATTATCGATGGATCCGGCATTAATGGAAACAATCGAACGTGCTGCGAGAAGTGAAAAAGCTTTAATTTATATGAGCGCGACGCCACCAAAAACTTTAAAAAAACAATTTGATGAGGCACATACAGTGACATTACCGGCAAGGTATCATCGTCAACCACTGGTGATTCCTATTTTTAAATATTTCAATCTCCGCACAAAAAAGTTACAACGGCATTTGCTAACAAAGATGCAAAAACAGCTACAACGACAACGAACGACATTATTGTTTTTTAGTGATATTCGCGAAATGAAGCAATTTTATCGAACATATGCATCCAAAGTAAGTCGATTGGGTTTCGTCTATAGCGATGATCCTGACCGTTTAACAAAAGTGTCAGAATTAAGAAATGGCACGTATAAAATCATGTTAACGACAACAATATTAGAACGAGGCTTTACCATGCCTTTTTTAGACGTATGGGTGATGGATAGTCATCGCTATACATCAACCGCATTGATTCAAATTGCGGGGCGTGTTGGACGTAAAGCCACTTGTCCAAACGGTGAAGTATGCTTTTTTCATCAAGGACGTACAAGGGCGATGTATCAAGCACGACGACAGTTGCAACAAATGAATAGAGTTGCGAAAGCGCGAGGCTGGTTAGATTGA
- a CDS encoding ComF family protein → MTPIQETLLVSQLFKRAPVLCPTCHEAMTACRFDEMGRCTYCKGVLDETGCCISCRDLQYRDVCFENINAQFHYQHFVKTLMHQFKFLNDVAIAEIFAAYVRIPHRPDELIIPMPSSEQHDFQRTFNPVQMVLTAQRRNFLPCLKMHPRSKQFALSSVQRHHAPNPIYFESDICIENRSVLLIDDIYTTGHTAHCAGHVLLQQKVRKLSMLTFAR, encoded by the coding sequence ATGACACCGATACAAGAAACATTGCTTGTCAGTCAATTGTTTAAGCGTGCACCGGTGCTATGTCCGACATGTCACGAAGCAATGACAGCATGTCGGTTTGACGAGATGGGGAGATGTACGTATTGCAAAGGCGTATTAGATGAAACGGGGTGTTGTATAAGTTGTCGTGACCTGCAATATCGAGATGTTTGTTTTGAAAATATCAATGCCCAATTTCACTATCAACATTTTGTAAAAACACTCATGCATCAATTTAAATTTCTCAATGATGTTGCGATTGCAGAAATTTTTGCTGCTTATGTCCGCATTCCACACCGTCCTGATGAACTCATTATTCCAATGCCTTCAAGCGAACAACATGATTTTCAACGTACGTTTAATCCTGTGCAAATGGTACTCACCGCGCAACGTCGGAATTTTCTCCCTTGTTTAAAGATGCATCCGCGTTCGAAACAGTTTGCACTCTCATCCGTACAACGTCACCATGCCCCGAATCCCATTTATTTCGAAAGTGATATTTGTATAGAAAACAGATCAGTTCTCCTAATAGATGATATTTACACGACTGGACATACGGCACATTGTGCAGGACATGTATTATTACAACAAAAAGTCAGAAAATTAAGTATGTTAACATTTGCGAGATAG
- the hpf gene encoding ribosome hibernation-promoting factor, HPF/YfiA family has translation MINFEIHGDNLTITDAMRNYIEEKIGKLERYFTHVPNATAHVKVKTYQNSSTKIEVTIPLKNVTLRAEERHDDLYAGIDLINNKLERQVRKYKTRVNRKNRDRGYEEDIFTEVEAVEPEPESEAIDSDIEIIRSKTFSLKPMDSEEAVLQMNLLGHDFFVFNDRETDGTSIVYRRKDGKYGLIETE, from the coding sequence ATGATTAACTTTGAAATTCATGGAGACAACCTCACAATCACAGATGCAATGAGAAATTATATTGAGGAAAAAATTGGTAAATTGGAACGTTACTTTACGCATGTACCTAATGCAACAGCACATGTTAAAGTAAAAACATACCAAAATTCTAGTACTAAAATTGAAGTGACGATCCCATTGAAAAATGTGACACTTCGTGCGGAAGAGCGTCATGATGATTTGTATGCGGGAATTGATTTGATTAATAACAAACTTGAACGTCAAGTACGTAAGTATAAAACACGCGTCAATCGTAAAAATAGAGACCGTGGTTATGAAGAAGATATCTTTACTGAAGTTGAAGCAGTGGAACCAGAACCTGAAAGCGAAGCGATTGATTCTGACATTGAGATTATTCGTTCTAAAACATTTAGCTTGAAGCCAATGGACTCTGAAGAAGCTGTTTTACAAATGAATTTATTAGGTCACGATTTCTTCGTGTTCAATGATCGTGAAACAGATGGCACAAGCATTGTTTACCGTCGAAAAGATGGCAAATATGGCCTGATTGAAACTGAATAA
- the secA gene encoding preprotein translocase subunit SecA: MGFLTKMIDGNKREVKRLSKLADKVIALEKDIALLTDEEMRAKTKAFQEEVQKIEDIKKQNHKLDEILPEAFALVREASIRVFQMTPYKVQIMGGIAIHNGDIAEMRTGEGKTLTATMPTYLNALTGRGVHVITVNEYLSSVQSEEMTELYNFLGLTVGLNLNSLSTVEKREAYSRDITYSTNNELGFDYLRDNMVNYKEDRVMRPLHFAIIDEVDSILIDEARTPLIISGEAEKSTSLYTQANVFSKMLKAEDDYNYDVQTKSIQLTEQGIDKAERMFKIDNLYDVKHVDIIHHINLALRAHYTMQRDVDYMVTDGEILIVDQFTGRTMPGRRFSEGLHQAIEAKENVQIQNESKTMASITFQNYFRMYNKLAGMTGTAKTEEEEFRNIYNMTVTQIPTNRPVQRVDRADLIYVSQKGKFNAVVEEVIEKHRRGQPVLLGTVAVETSEYISELLKKRGIRHSVLNAKNHEKEAEIVSGAGQKGAVTIATNMAGRGTDIKLGEGVEALGGLAVIGTERHESRRIDDQLRGRSGRQGDKGDSRFYLSLQDDLMVRFGTERMQAMMNRLGMDDSTPIESKMVSRAVESAQKRVEGNNFDARKRILEYDEVLRKQREIMYEERNQIIDEAESSELVIQMMKSTLNRALQYYVNEDEEKMNYEPLLHYVQDVFLHEGELTEAEVNGKDREDIFDVIWEKIEASYAHQKAQLGERMPEFERMILLRSIDDHWTSHIDTMDQLRQGIHLRSYGQQNPLRDYQNEGHQLFDIMMQSIEEDVSKYILKSVITVDEDVEREKTKALEGKHVSADDGKEKVKQKPIVKEPEVGRNEPCPCGSGKKYKNCHGQ, translated from the coding sequence ATGGGTTTTTTAACTAAAATGATTGACGGTAATAAGCGAGAAGTCAAACGTTTAAGTAAATTAGCAGATAAAGTCATTGCACTAGAAAAAGATATCGCATTGTTAACTGATGAAGAAATGAGAGCAAAAACGAAAGCTTTTCAAGAAGAAGTGCAAAAGATAGAAGATATTAAAAAGCAGAATCACAAATTAGATGAGATTTTACCTGAGGCATTTGCGCTCGTGCGTGAAGCTTCCATACGTGTTTTTCAAATGACACCCTATAAAGTACAAATTATGGGTGGGATTGCCATTCATAATGGTGATATTGCAGAGATGAGAACAGGTGAAGGTAAAACATTAACGGCAACGATGCCGACGTACTTGAATGCATTAACAGGGCGCGGTGTGCACGTCATTACAGTCAATGAATATTTATCGAGTGTTCAAAGTGAAGAAATGACAGAACTCTATAATTTTCTAGGATTGACGGTAGGATTGAACTTGAACAGCTTAAGCACAGTAGAAAAACGCGAGGCTTATAGCAGAGATATCACATACAGTACTAATAATGAGCTCGGCTTTGACTATTTGCGTGATAACATGGTGAATTATAAAGAGGATCGTGTCATGCGTCCGCTTCATTTTGCAATTATTGATGAGGTTGACTCTATTTTAATTGATGAAGCACGTACGCCACTAATTATTTCAGGTGAAGCAGAAAAGTCGACTTCACTTTATACACAAGCAAATGTATTTTCGAAAATGCTTAAAGCTGAAGATGATTATAATTACGATGTGCAAACGAAAAGTATTCAATTAACGGAGCAAGGAATCGATAAAGCTGAGAGAATGTTTAAAATCGACAACTTATATGATGTAAAACATGTGGATATCATTCATCACATCAACCTCGCTTTACGCGCGCATTATACAATGCAACGTGACGTTGACTACATGGTCACTGATGGTGAAATTCTTATTGTAGACCAATTCACAGGACGAACGATGCCGGGTCGACGTTTCTCAGAAGGATTACATCAAGCGATTGAAGCGAAAGAAAATGTACAAATTCAAAATGAATCTAAAACGATGGCTTCGATTACTTTCCAAAACTATTTCAGAATGTACAATAAGTTAGCAGGTATGACAGGGACGGCTAAAACGGAAGAAGAAGAATTCCGTAATATTTACAATATGACAGTGACGCAAATTCCAACGAACCGACCTGTACAGCGTGTGGATCGTGCTGACTTGATTTATGTGAGCCAAAAAGGAAAATTTAACGCCGTTGTGGAAGAAGTTATAGAAAAACACCGACGTGGTCAACCTGTCTTACTTGGTACGGTAGCTGTAGAAACGTCTGAATATATTTCTGAACTATTAAAGAAACGTGGTATTCGTCACAGTGTGTTAAATGCTAAAAACCACGAAAAAGAAGCAGAAATTGTATCTGGTGCGGGACAAAAAGGTGCTGTAACCATTGCGACGAACATGGCTGGACGTGGGACAGACATAAAATTAGGCGAAGGTGTCGAAGCGCTTGGTGGATTAGCTGTAATTGGGACAGAACGACATGAATCACGTCGAATTGATGATCAGTTGCGTGGTCGTTCGGGCCGTCAAGGAGATAAAGGGGACAGCCGTTTTTATCTCTCGTTACAAGATGATTTAATGGTCCGTTTCGGTACGGAACGTATGCAGGCAATGATGAACCGTTTAGGTATGGATGATTCTACGCCGATTGAATCTAAAATGGTTTCTCGCGCAGTTGAATCTGCACAAAAACGTGTGGAAGGAAATAACTTTGATGCGCGTAAACGTATTTTAGAGTATGACGAAGTATTGCGTAAACAACGTGAAATTATGTATGAAGAGCGAAATCAAATTATTGATGAAGCAGAAAGCTCAGAACTCGTCATTCAAATGATGAAATCGACGTTGAATCGTGCACTGCAATACTATGTCAATGAAGATGAAGAAAAAATGAATTACGAGCCGTTGCTTCATTATGTTCAAGATGTCTTCTTACATGAAGGAGAATTGACAGAAGCTGAAGTGAATGGTAAAGATCGCGAAGATATATTTGATGTTATTTGGGAAAAAATTGAAGCATCCTATGCACATCAAAAAGCGCAACTCGGTGAGCGTATGCCGGAATTTGAACGTATGATTTTATTGCGTTCTATTGATGATCATTGGACGTCTCATATCGATACGATGGACCAATTGAGACAAGGGATTCATTTGCGTTCATACGGTCAGCAAAACCCATTACGTGATTATCAAAATGAAGGTCATCAACTTTTTGATATTATGATGCAAAGTATTGAAGAAGACGTAAGTAAGTATATTTTAAAATCGGTTATCACGGTAGATGAAGATGTAGAACGTGAAAAAACAAAAGCACTAGAAGGTAAACATGTATCTGCAGATGACGGTAAAGAAAAAGTAAAGCAAAAACCTATCGTAAAAGAGCCAGAGGTTGGGCGTAATGAACCTTGTCCATGTGGAAGCGGTAAAAAGTATAAAAATTGTCATGGTCAATAG
- a CDS encoding MepB family protein has protein sequence MRILEGQFVFPFGVLTEKGIIQSVKSKGNIAFRVYLPWVKAFNVFEIIYVI, from the coding sequence TTGCGTATTTTAGAGGGACAGTTTGTTTTTCCTTTTGGCGTTTTAACTGAGAAAGGTATTATTCAGTCAGTAAAATCAAAAGGCAACATCGCTTTTAGAGTCTATCTGCCATGGGTAAAAGCTTTTAATGTTTTTGAAATCATATACGTAATCTAA
- a CDS encoding winged helix-turn-helix transcriptional regulator, with product MRKTYQQMAEEECGIANALYLIGGKWKMIILYYLLIKDRKFNELERLLEYATPTTLNNNLNELIEDELIYKIVLSEKPVRSVYKIAPKGKMLETVLLNLREFGLTNLNKN from the coding sequence ATGCGAAAAACGTATCAACAAATGGCAGAGGAAGAATGTGGTATCGCGAATGCGCTTTATTTGATAGGTGGGAAATGGAAAATGATTATTTTATATTACCTTTTAATAAAAGATCGTAAATTTAATGAGCTCGAAAGATTGTTGGAATATGCGACGCCTACAACATTAAATAATAATTTAAATGAGTTAATTGAAGATGAATTAATATATAAGATTGTCTTATCCGAAAAACCTGTTCGTTCTGTATACAAGATAGCACCTAAAGGCAAAATGCTTGAGACTGTACTTTTAAATCTTAGGGAATTTGGTTTGACAAATCTTAATAAAAATTAA